ATATCTGGTGAGTGAACTGGCCTCATGGGGAATTAACGCCAGCATAAAGCAAGTCAGCGTACTGGAAGACAAATTATTGATAGGTGCGGACACGTTTAACATCGACTACAAAAATCTGGTTCATCCGGCAAGAGATACGCCGGAGGGTTATCTGGACTTGCAGGGATATATTGCCGCGATTGAGTCCAAAATGGATAAACCTTTTACCTTTGGCAGCCTGAACCGTGCGCCCCAGCCCAATGGCATGGACGTGACAATTAAACCCAACGGCGATGTGTTTCTGTACGGTATTGAGACCGAGCGTGTGGCGAATATCCATTCTGATGCGATCGACTGGCATCATCTGGCGAGCCATGTGCGGGAAAATCCCTTGTCGCGCGCGTTATATACTCAGCCGTTAACCGAACTACTGGCGCGGCTAGAAAACACCCCGCAGCTTCGCGCGATCATCGCGACTGCCAATAATCCTTACTGGCTGGTCAAAGAGATGGCGAAGCATTCCGGGTTGCTTGAACAATGGAAGGCCGCATGATTGATTCCCATTGCCACTCGTTCTACTCGAAACATGCTGTTGGTACCATCGACGAACTTGTTTGTGCCTCGATTGCTGCGGGGGTGACGGTACTCACCATCACCGATCATGCTCCGTTCCCGGTGGATGCGCAGAACCGTTTACTGGAATCGGAACTGGAGCGCTATTTCAGCGATATTGATAAGGCGCAGCAGACCTATAAAGGCGAGATCACGCTGCTACGCGGTCTGGAACTGGATTATATGCCGGGTACTGAGCGTTATAACCGGCAATTACTTGCCCGCTATCCGATGGATTTTGTCATCGGTTCAATTCACTATGTCACTGTTGCCGATGAAACGATGGTAAAGGTCTGGGAACTGCCCCGGTTGGAGGCAGCCTCCTTTCTGGACAAATACTTTGCTCATCTTGAAGCATTGCTGGAAAGCCAGTTGTTTGATGCGGTTGGACACGCTGACACGCTACTGCGCGCAATTCCAGAGGATGTGTTTTTGCGTCGCTTTGAACCGCTGATTGCGCCGCTCGTACGCAGCGGTATCGCATATGAACTGAATGCTTCGGGCCTGCGAAAATCCAGCCTTGATCCTACGACGGGTAAAGAAATGACCGGAAGATGGTCCTATCCTTCCCGTGCTTTGCTGGAGAAATTACTGGGGAACAATGTTCCATTGACCATCGGATCCGATGCGCATGATCCGCTCGATGCCGGAGCGGGGATCGCCGAACTGGTGGCGGCACTCAGGCCATTAGGGCTTCAATCCCTCAGCTATTATCAGCAGCGTCAACGCATTGATGTTTTGCTTGATGACCTTCAATTTCACGCTGCGTTAGCATCTCGCTAAGGATCTTCACCATGAATGGACTAAAAACCCCGAATTCACTTGCGTGGAACACGTTGCACAGCGAACCGCTCGCAACCCAGTTGGCAATGTTTCGCCAAGCCAGTGCACAGATCAATACGCAGGATGTTAAATCCGGTTTTCGCGCCTTCGCGGCCGATCTGCTGGCGCGCGGTTTGATCGACATGTCCGATTACGTCGCGATTTTTGGTGGTACGGCGCTGCATTATCTGACGCCGAATGCGACTGGATCATTTTGCGATATGCGCACCGGTGCTGAAGCGACAATATTGGCGGGCATTTATAGCCGTGCGAAATATGGCGGAGTGAGCGAGATACGCTATCTTGCACGGTGCGTTATCGACTACCTTGTCGAAGAACTGGAAGACACCTCTTCATCATGGTCAGGGTTATTTTGCCAGGCTAAAGAGGAAGGGGAGAGTGTCGTGATGATGACAACGGGCTGGCGTAATGTGCCTTCCACGGCCAATGTACTCTACGACATCGTGGTTGAGGAAATTAATCTCACGTTGGCGCATAAAGGATTACCCACCATTATCAACGTCAAACTGCCCAGGATTGCGCCGCCGTGTGAAAATTATGCCAGCCTCAGCCAGGCCGAGCGCGATCGGGTCAATCTTGTGCAGGATCATGTGATTCCAGCGGAGAATTTTTACCGCTGGAGCGGCGTGCATGTCATTTTCGGAGATGACGTACTGGTGACTGGGGCAACGGCGGACAAAGTGTTGTATGAATCGCTGTGTAACGGTGCCCGGTCATTTCGTGCCATTTACCCTGTGGCGCTAGATCCCCGGGTGGCATTAACCGATGCGTCGGTGGAGGATCGCCTGAACAGCGTGAGCGTGAAACAGCATCTGGATGAAACTGTAGCGCAACTGCTCTCTACGCCGGGCTATCAGCCTATTTTGCGTGCGTTGCGTCTGTTGTTTGGCGAAGACAACCGGGAGAGTTTACCGGCTTTCCTGCCAAATGTGCCGGT
This sequence is a window from Dickeya aquatica. Protein-coding genes within it:
- a CDS encoding radical SAM protein, whose protein sequence is MDLHGHLLYVDITQICGIGCAFCMYADKHVTGKSMVLSTQARDNLSALINDPSVKRISVSGEGEPLNNIHTFYELLALSRGGNSFEFITSGFFRHEKMEKIFDEINRLVSANGDTCNIRLSSDSHHIGKVKWRAHGFSLDYVQRKKPSSLSFSFRSIDTDRAFTREYLVSELASWGINASIKQVSVLEDKLLIGADTFNIDYKNLVHPARDTPEGYLDLQGYIAAIESKMDKPFTFGSLNRAPQPNGMDVTIKPNGDVFLYGIETERVANIHSDAIDWHHLASHVRENPLSRALYTQPLTELLARLENTPQLRAIIATANNPYWLVKEMAKHSGLLEQWKAA
- a CDS encoding histidinol-phosphatase; protein product: MIDSHCHSFYSKHAVGTIDELVCASIAAGVTVLTITDHAPFPVDAQNRLLESELERYFSDIDKAQQTYKGEITLLRGLELDYMPGTERYNRQLLARYPMDFVIGSIHYVTVADETMVKVWELPRLEAASFLDKYFAHLEALLESQLFDAVGHADTLLRAIPEDVFLRRFEPLIAPLVRSGIAYELNASGLRKSSLDPTTGKEMTGRWSYPSRALLEKLLGNNVPLTIGSDAHDPLDAGAGIAELVAALRPLGLQSLSYYQQRQRIDVLLDDLQFHAALASR